One genomic window of Medicago truncatula cultivar Jemalong A17 chromosome 1, MtrunA17r5.0-ANR, whole genome shotgun sequence includes the following:
- the LOC25483897 gene encoding delta(14)-sterol reductase — translation MDLDFLIHALIPSWNSVALLAGFFTYLAIVGSILPGKLVPGVVLSDSTRLHYRCNGLLSLVLLVGLLWISAKMEFVSLTAIADRGLELLSTTFIFSFLVALILYFSGCKSRSKGSSLKPHISGDLIHDWWFGIQLNPQFMGIDLKFFFVRAGMMGWLLINLSVLAKSIQDGTLSKSMILFQLFNALYILDYFVHEEYMTSTWDIIAERLGFMLVFGDLVWIPFTFSIQGWWLLRNKVELTNAAVVANCFVFLIGYMVFRGANKQKHDFKKNPKAPIWGNPPKVIGGKLLASGYWGVARHCNYLGDLLLALSFSLPCGISSPVPYFYPIYLLILLIWRERRDEARCAEKYRDIWLEYRKLVPWRILPYVY, via the exons ATGGATCTGGATTTTCTCATTCACGCTCTAATTCCATCATGGAACTCC GTTGCTTTACTTGCGGGTTTTTTTACTTACTTAGCCATTGTTGGATCCATTCTCCCTGGAAAGCTTGTTCCTGGTGTTGTTCTCTCTGATTCTACTCGTCTTCATTATCGATGCAATG gtTTACTTTCGCTTGTTCTGTTGGTTGGACTTCTTTGGATCAGTGCCAAGATGGAATTTGTATCTCTTACT GCCATAGCAGATAGAGGACTTGAGCTGCTGTCTACAACTTTTATCTTCAGTTTTCTT GTGGCCCTCATACTCTATTTCTCCGGTTGCAAGTCACGAAGTAAAGGTTCATCACTAAAACCTCATATCAGTGGAGACCTGATACATGATTG GTGGTTTGGAATACAACTAAATCCTCAGTTCATGGGTATTGACCTCAA ATTTTTCTTTGTTAGAGCTGGAATGATGGGGTGGCTACTTATCAATCTATCAGTTCTTGCTAAGAGCATTCAAGATGGTACTTTGAGCAAGTCAATGATTCTCTTCCAGCTATTCAATGCA CTATACATCCTGGACTACTTTGTACACGAAGAATACATGACATCCAC ATGGGACATAATTGCAGAGAGACTGGGCTTCATGTTGGTCTTTGGAGATCTCGTGTGGATTCCTTTTACTTTTAGCATACAG GGCTGGTGGCTCTTGAGGAACAAGGTTGAGTTAACAAATGCAGCTGTTGTAGCTAATTGCTTCGTCTTCCTTATTGG ATACATGGTATTTCGAGGAGCAAACAAGCAAAAGCATGATTTCAAGAAAAACCCAAAGGCTCCTATATGGGGTAATCCTCCAAAAGTCATTGGAGGCAAGCTACTTGCGTCTGGTTATTG GGGTGTTGCTAGACACTGTAACTACCTAGGGGACTTGCTGCTTGCTCTCTCTTTTAGCTTACCTTGTGGCATCAG TTCACCAGTTCCATACTTCTATCCAATTTATCTTCTCATTCTGTTAATCTGGAGAGAAAGAAGGGATGAAGCTCGTTGTGCAGAGAAGTATAGAGATATATGGTTAGAGTATCGTAAACTTGTTCCATGGAGAATTTTGCCTTATGTTTATTAA